One stretch of Trichocoleus desertorum ATA4-8-CV12 DNA includes these proteins:
- the tatC gene encoding twin-arginine translocase subunit TatC: MTAPSELETASEQRLDLNSDPAASQDLSVAPNPPASEDEPDYFDELPDEVEMSLFDHLEELRQRIFYSLIAAVIGIIGCFAAVKPIVQLLEVPAQGVKFLQLAPGEYFFVSIKVAGYSGLLVASPFILYQIIQFVLPGLTRRERRFIGPIVLGSSVLFAAGLAFAYIALIPAALNFFINYGADVVEQLWSIDRYFEFVLLLLFSTGLAFQIPVIQLLLGLIGIVSSAQMLSGWRYVILGAAILGAVLTPSTDPLTQSLLGGAVVGLYFSGIGCVKLLGR, encoded by the coding sequence ATGACGGCTCCCTCAGAACTAGAGACTGCATCCGAGCAGCGTTTGGACCTGAATTCAGACCCCGCAGCCTCACAAGACCTGAGCGTTGCACCCAACCCCCCCGCTAGTGAAGACGAACCCGATTATTTCGACGAATTACCCGACGAAGTCGAAATGTCTTTGTTCGATCACTTAGAAGAGTTGCGGCAACGGATCTTCTACTCCCTAATTGCCGCAGTCATAGGGATTATCGGTTGCTTCGCCGCAGTCAAGCCCATCGTCCAGTTACTTGAAGTTCCTGCTCAAGGGGTCAAATTTCTGCAACTCGCTCCAGGCGAATACTTTTTTGTCTCCATCAAAGTTGCGGGTTACAGCGGTTTGCTAGTGGCCAGTCCCTTCATCCTCTACCAAATTATTCAGTTTGTTTTGCCCGGTTTAACTCGGCGTGAACGACGATTCATTGGGCCGATTGTGCTGGGTTCCAGTGTCCTGTTTGCGGCAGGTCTTGCTTTTGCCTACATCGCCCTGATTCCCGCTGCCCTTAACTTCTTCATTAACTACGGCGCAGATGTCGTGGAGCAGCTTTGGTCTATCGATCGCTACTTCGAATTTGTCCTGCTGCTGCTGTTTAGCACAGGTCTAGCCTTTCAGATTCCCGTGATCCAATTACTGCTGGGTCTAATCGGTATCGTCTCCTCAGCTCAAATGCTCTCAGGTTGGCGATATGTCATTCTAGGCGCTGCCATTCTCGGTGCCGTTCTGACCCCCTCCACCGATCCGCTGACACAAAGCCTCTTAGGGGGTGCGGTTGTGGGACTTTACTTTAGTGGCATCGGTTGCGTAAAACTGCTCGGTCGCTAG
- a CDS encoding cytochrome b6-f complex iron-sulfur subunit — MAQVSGSADVPSMGRRQFMNFLTFGAVTGTALGALYPVVKYFIPPSSGSGSGGVTAKDALGNDILVSDFLSSHKTGERALAQGLKGDPTYIVVEGDQALASYGINAVCTHLGCVVPWNSGENKFICPCHGSQYDNTGKVVRGPAPLSLALVHATVQDDKVAFTPWTETDFRTGDDPWWS, encoded by the coding sequence ATGGCTCAAGTCTCTGGATCTGCAGACGTACCTAGCATGGGTCGTCGCCAATTTATGAATTTCCTCACGTTTGGTGCAGTCACAGGCACAGCCTTGGGCGCACTTTATCCTGTGGTCAAATACTTCATCCCACCATCTAGTGGCAGCGGTAGTGGTGGTGTTACTGCGAAGGATGCGCTCGGCAATGACATCCTCGTGAGTGATTTCCTGTCCAGCCACAAGACTGGTGAACGCGCCTTAGCTCAAGGTCTCAAAGGCGACCCCACTTATATCGTGGTGGAAGGCGATCAAGCGCTCGCTAGCTACGGCATCAATGCGGTCTGCACTCACTTGGGCTGTGTCGTGCCCTGGAATAGCGGAGAAAACAAGTTTATCTGCCCCTGTCATGGTTCACAGTACGACAACACTGGTAAGGTAGTCCGGGGTCCAGCACCACTGTCTCTCGCTTTAGTTCACGCGACTGTCCAGGATGACAAAGTTGCCTTTACACCTTGGACCGAAACTGACTTCCGTACAGGTGATGACCCCTGGTGGTCCTAG
- a CDS encoding leucyl aminopeptidase, with translation MDVRATDTSCLNWAGDILALGLFEDEVELTGDLATLDEKLAGTLKELIAEAEFKGKEGSSALTRVGGGSAIRKVLLVGLGKPDSLKLESLRRAAAVSVRQARKEKGKTLAIHFPVWHGQPEASAQAIAEGAELAAYQDNRFKSESEDKNSQLAHIEILGVSDQSTAIQRAQQICSGVILARELVAAPPNVVTSITMAETAQSIAQEYGLEIEILEQEDCEKLGMGAFLGVARASDIPPKFIHLTYKPNGTPRRKVAIVGKGLTFDSGGLNIKGAGSGIEMMKTDMGGAGATLGAAKAIAQIQPDVEVHFISAATENMISGRALRPGDVLTASNGKTIEVNNTDAEGRLTLADALVFTEKLDVDAIVDLATLTGACVVALGDDIAGLWSSDDTLASELLNAAESAGEKLWQMPMEEKYFDGLKSMIADMKNTGPRPGGSITAALFLKQFVKETPWAHLDVAGPVWADKENGYNSAGATGYGVRTLVNWVIA, from the coding sequence ATGGATGTTCGTGCGACAGATACCTCATGCTTAAACTGGGCGGGAGACATTTTAGCTCTAGGGTTGTTTGAAGATGAGGTGGAACTGACGGGTGATCTGGCGACCTTAGATGAGAAACTCGCAGGCACCCTCAAAGAATTAATTGCTGAAGCTGAATTTAAAGGGAAAGAAGGGAGCAGCGCCCTGACTCGTGTAGGGGGTGGCAGTGCCATTCGTAAAGTGCTTTTAGTAGGCTTAGGGAAACCGGACTCCTTAAAGCTAGAGAGCTTGCGACGGGCGGCAGCGGTGAGTGTGCGGCAAGCCAGAAAAGAAAAGGGTAAAACTTTAGCCATACACTTTCCGGTGTGGCATGGCCAACCTGAAGCCAGTGCCCAAGCGATCGCCGAAGGGGCGGAACTAGCGGCTTATCAAGACAATCGCTTTAAGTCAGAGTCGGAAGACAAAAACTCCCAATTAGCACACATTGAAATTTTGGGTGTGAGCGACCAAAGCACAGCCATTCAGCGGGCACAACAAATCTGTTCTGGGGTTATCCTGGCGCGAGAACTGGTCGCTGCTCCTCCCAATGTGGTGACTTCGATTACGATGGCGGAAACGGCTCAATCGATCGCCCAAGAATACGGCCTAGAAATTGAGATTCTAGAGCAGGAAGACTGCGAAAAACTGGGTATGGGAGCCTTCCTCGGCGTGGCTAGAGCTTCTGATATTCCGCCCAAGTTCATTCACCTCACCTACAAGCCTAACGGCACTCCTCGGCGCAAAGTCGCGATCGTGGGTAAAGGACTCACCTTTGACTCTGGCGGCCTCAATATTAAAGGGGCAGGAAGTGGCATTGAAATGATGAAAACCGATATGGGGGGAGCAGGGGCTACTCTGGGAGCTGCTAAGGCGATCGCTCAAATTCAACCCGATGTAGAAGTGCATTTCATCAGCGCCGCAACTGAGAATATGATCAGCGGTCGAGCCTTACGTCCTGGGGATGTGCTGACTGCCTCCAATGGCAAAACCATTGAAGTGAACAACACCGACGCGGAAGGTCGTCTCACCCTAGCCGATGCTCTGGTGTTTACCGAAAAACTCGATGTAGATGCGATCGTCGATTTGGCTACCCTCACCGGAGCCTGTGTCGTTGCCCTGGGTGATGATATTGCGGGTCTCTGGAGTAGTGACGATACCTTGGCTTCGGAGCTACTAAACGCGGCTGAATCCGCTGGCGAAAAGCTCTGGCAAATGCCAATGGAAGAAAAATATTTTGATGGTCTGAAATCGATGATCGCAGACATGAAAAATACGGGTCCTCGTCCTGGTGGCTCCATTACCGCTGCCCTCTTCCTAAAACAGTTTGTGAAAGAAACGCCGTGGGCTCACCTAGATGTTGCTGGCCCTGTCTGGGCAGACAAAGAAAACGGCTACAACAGCGCTGGAGCTACTGGCTACGGGGTTCGCACTTTAGTCAACTGGGTCATTGCTTAA
- a CDS encoding MBL fold metallo-hydrolase yields the protein MKIHHLNCATQCILGGRLIGGKGGLFHRVPIVSHCLLIETEAGLVLVDTGLGLRDIAEPQQRLSNTFLFLAGPQLIPEETAVHQVEQLGFSRDDVRHIILTHLDLDHAGGIADFPQAKVHLLDTEYLAATQPKTRRDRYRYRPLQWQHNPDWVRYQIQGDRWFGFECIQELTGLPSEILLIPLLGHTHGHTGVAVQTPTGWLLHVGDAYYFHQEMHPTDHHCPFGLALVQRIGAVDNPARLHNQDRLRQLKQHQIGTVEIVSAHDPTELKRMRDEG from the coding sequence ATGAAAATCCATCACCTCAACTGTGCCACGCAATGTATCTTGGGTGGTCGATTAATCGGTGGTAAAGGCGGTTTATTCCACCGTGTCCCCATCGTAAGCCACTGCCTGTTAATCGAAACCGAGGCTGGTTTAGTTTTAGTCGATACTGGCTTAGGCTTACGAGACATTGCTGAACCTCAACAGAGACTAAGCAATACTTTCCTGTTTTTAGCGGGGCCACAACTCATCCCAGAAGAAACAGCAGTTCATCAGGTAGAGCAATTAGGTTTCTCCCGCGATGACGTGCGGCATATCATCCTCACCCATTTAGACCTCGATCACGCAGGCGGCATCGCTGACTTTCCCCAAGCCAAAGTGCATCTACTCGATACCGAATACCTCGCCGCCACCCAACCCAAAACCAGACGCGATCGCTATCGTTATCGCCCCTTGCAATGGCAACATAATCCCGATTGGGTACGGTATCAAATCCAAGGCGATCGCTGGTTTGGCTTCGAGTGCATTCAGGAACTGACTGGATTACCCTCAGAAATCTTACTCATCCCCCTCCTCGGTCATACTCACGGACATACAGGCGTCGCCGTCCAAACTCCAACAGGCTGGTTATTACATGTAGGTGACGCCTACTACTTCCACCAAGAAATGCACCCCACCGATCACCATTGCCCATTCGGTCTAGCCTTAGTTCAGCGAATTGGCGCAGTCGATAACCCAGCCCGCCTCCACAACCAAGACCGCTTGCGCCAACTGAAACAACACCAGATAGGTACGGTAGAAATCGTTTCCGCTCATGACCCGACAGAGTTGAAAAGGATGAGGGATGAGGGATGA
- a CDS encoding apocytochrome f, with protein MKKTFLSAIFAPRYLWRVTFAAISAIAIFLGSDLVLPQSAAAYPVYAQQAYENPREATGRIVCANCHLGAKRTEVEVPQAVLPDTVFEAVVKIPYDTNVQQVLGNGEKGPLNVGAVLILPEGFKIAPEDRIPEEMKEKIGGLYFQPYSAEKDNIVVVGPLPGEQYQELTFPVLSPNPNTDKSVHFGKYQINVGGNRGRGQVYPTGDKSNNTIYNASVTGKITQIAKAESGGYAVTIQTADGNTTVDNIPAGPELVAAEGQEVKAGEALTTDPNVGGFGQVDAEIVLQSPARIQGLIAFFAAVTLSQIMLVLKKKQVEKVQAAEMNF; from the coding sequence ATGAAGAAAACTTTTTTGTCAGCGATATTCGCTCCGCGATACCTCTGGCGCGTTACGTTTGCCGCTATTAGTGCGATCGCCATTTTCCTGGGTAGTGATCTGGTACTGCCCCAATCTGCTGCCGCTTATCCGGTTTATGCGCAGCAAGCCTACGAAAATCCTCGTGAGGCCACCGGACGCATTGTTTGTGCCAACTGTCACCTAGGCGCTAAGCGGACTGAAGTAGAAGTGCCTCAAGCAGTTCTACCCGACACAGTGTTTGAAGCAGTCGTCAAAATTCCTTACGACACCAACGTACAACAGGTGCTGGGCAACGGTGAAAAAGGCCCTTTAAATGTGGGTGCTGTGTTGATCTTGCCCGAAGGCTTCAAGATCGCCCCTGAGGACAGAATCCCAGAGGAGATGAAGGAAAAAATTGGTGGGCTTTACTTCCAACCCTACAGTGCTGAAAAAGACAACATTGTGGTGGTAGGGCCGCTGCCAGGTGAGCAATACCAAGAGCTGACCTTCCCCGTCCTCTCCCCCAACCCCAATACTGATAAGTCTGTGCATTTTGGTAAGTACCAAATCAATGTGGGTGGCAACCGGGGTCGTGGACAGGTTTATCCCACAGGCGACAAGAGCAACAACACAATTTACAACGCTTCTGTGACAGGCAAAATCACCCAAATTGCCAAGGCGGAAAGCGGCGGCTATGCGGTCACGATTCAAACCGCAGACGGCAACACAACTGTAGACAATATTCCGGCGGGTCCGGAGCTAGTGGCGGCTGAAGGTCAGGAAGTCAAAGCGGGTGAAGCGCTCACGACTGATCCTAACGTGGGTGGTTTCGGTCAGGTTGACGCAGAAATCGTGCTGCAAAGCCCTGCTCGCATTCAAGGATTGATTGCCTTCTTTGCTGCTGTAACCCTCTCTCAAATCATGCTTGTCCTGAAGAAGAAGCAAGTTGAGAAAGTGCAAGCTGCTGAAATGAACTTCTAA
- a CDS encoding SMC family ATPase, translating to MIPLQLSLKNFLSYREATLDFRGLHTACVCGPNGSGKSSLLEAIAWSLWGQSRASSEDDIIHLGEKEAQVDFTFQSHQQIYRVIRTRSRGQASSLEFQVAIAGLNGGSATPMFRPLTERGMRATQQLILDHLKLDYETFVNSAYLRQGRADEFMLKRPSERKQILADLLKLDQYDELAEQSKDLSRQAKGQIDLLERSLESIQEQVQQREAIAQEQALLEADLAAMQATQTVNQEQLQQLQAMQHQRRTWEQQLTWQQQQQRNLGQDYRRLQQDLPSAQHQEQELAALLGQEEAIAAGYAQFQSLQAQEEEQSAKFQAHQSAQTQRHRLQQQQVQQIGEIKDQLRQVEAQLEALRQQDQDVQHVLSKAAEVETAMERLRQARARLTEMDQLQTQVAPLLQRQHQLQSQIERAQDRLTARLEELRTTARQFQAQQARQPKLQQAVLEVAEQIDYLEKRQVYQQRVREKGLERRSFLERLQVHQRDYEVQLAELENKVQLLQQPNAACPLCDRPLDEHHWELVQQKNQAEHQEIIDQLWVVREQLAVSDREIHVLRQEYRDLDRELAEHKSLLERRGQLQEQLQVSLEMQEKLQQVLAEQEKLQQALSAGHYATELQEELALLEQSLQQLNYDDRNHALAKGEAERWRWAEIKQAEIKQAQRRQANLAARQPELEAQIATLQQQLEQQQTDSPLQQSINDLDQAIAEIGYDLEHHNALRVQVRQAQGWQFRYQSLCQAQQQQPQVQQRITELEELLEGRSQQLQQATTQLDQLVQQLEQMADPAEQIRVLEQQIQQQQAQLNGQIARMGRLQQQQQHLETLQVQAESQQQQLQASRRQYRVYHELSQAFGRNGIQALMIENVLPQLEAETNQILARLSANQLHVQFVTQRAGRGKGTKASSKLIDTLDILIADIRGTRPYETYSGGEAFRVNFAIRLALAKLLAQRSGTALQMLIVDEGFGTQDSEGCDRLIAAINAIASDFSCILTVTHMPHFKEAFQARIEVHKTESGSQLHLSL from the coding sequence ATGATCCCGTTGCAACTTAGCCTCAAAAATTTTCTCAGTTACCGCGAAGCGACTCTGGATTTTCGGGGTCTGCATACGGCTTGTGTCTGTGGCCCCAATGGGTCGGGGAAGTCTTCACTATTGGAAGCGATCGCTTGGTCGTTGTGGGGGCAAAGTCGCGCTAGCTCTGAGGATGACATTATTCACTTGGGTGAGAAGGAAGCTCAGGTGGATTTTACGTTTCAGAGTCATCAGCAGATCTATCGGGTGATTCGGACGCGATCGCGAGGGCAGGCGAGTTCTCTGGAGTTTCAGGTGGCGATCGCGGGACTAAATGGTGGCAGTGCAACCCCAATGTTTCGGCCTCTGACGGAGCGGGGGATGCGGGCGACGCAACAGTTGATCTTGGATCACCTGAAGCTGGACTATGAGACGTTTGTTAATTCTGCTTATTTGCGGCAGGGTCGTGCCGATGAGTTCATGCTGAAGCGGCCCAGTGAACGCAAGCAGATTTTGGCCGACTTGCTGAAGCTGGATCAGTATGATGAGTTGGCGGAGCAATCGAAGGATTTATCGCGGCAAGCCAAGGGGCAAATTGACTTACTAGAGCGCAGTTTGGAGTCGATTCAAGAGCAAGTGCAGCAACGAGAGGCGATCGCTCAAGAACAAGCGTTGCTGGAAGCAGATTTAGCGGCGATGCAGGCGACACAAACGGTGAACCAGGAGCAATTGCAGCAATTGCAGGCGATGCAACACCAGCGCCGCACTTGGGAACAACAACTGACTTGGCAGCAGCAGCAACAACGCAACCTCGGTCAGGATTATCGGCGGTTGCAGCAAGATCTACCCAGTGCTCAGCATCAGGAGCAGGAGTTGGCGGCACTTCTGGGGCAAGAGGAGGCGATCGCGGCAGGTTATGCGCAGTTTCAAAGTTTGCAAGCGCAAGAGGAGGAGCAATCGGCTAAGTTTCAGGCGCACCAGTCGGCGCAGACTCAGCGGCATCGCTTGCAGCAGCAGCAAGTGCAGCAGATTGGTGAAATTAAAGATCAACTGCGCCAAGTGGAAGCTCAGCTAGAGGCGTTGCGGCAACAAGATCAGGACGTGCAGCATGTCTTGAGCAAGGCGGCTGAGGTAGAAACTGCGATGGAGCGCTTACGGCAGGCCCGCGCTCGGCTGACAGAAATGGATCAGTTACAAACTCAAGTAGCGCCACTGCTCCAGCGCCAACACCAACTCCAAAGCCAGATTGAGCGCGCCCAAGACCGTCTCACCGCGCGTTTGGAAGAGTTGCGAACCACAGCGCGGCAGTTTCAAGCCCAGCAGGCTCGCCAACCAAAGTTACAGCAGGCGGTTCTGGAAGTGGCGGAGCAGATTGACTATCTAGAGAAACGGCAAGTTTACCAGCAACGGGTGCGGGAGAAGGGACTAGAACGGCGCAGTTTCTTGGAACGGTTGCAGGTACATCAGCGCGACTACGAAGTGCAACTGGCAGAACTAGAGAACAAAGTCCAACTGTTGCAGCAACCCAATGCGGCTTGCCCCCTCTGCGATCGCCCCCTAGATGAGCATCACTGGGAGTTGGTGCAGCAGAAAAATCAAGCGGAGCATCAGGAAATTATTGATCAGCTTTGGGTGGTGCGAGAGCAGCTCGCTGTCTCAGATCGTGAAATTCACGTGCTACGCCAGGAATATCGCGACTTAGACCGAGAACTGGCTGAGCACAAGAGTTTGCTGGAGCGACGGGGGCAACTGCAAGAGCAACTGCAAGTCAGCTTAGAGATGCAGGAAAAGCTGCAACAGGTGCTAGCGGAGCAGGAAAAGCTGCAACAAGCCCTGAGTGCAGGTCACTATGCTACCGAGCTTCAGGAAGAATTGGCGCTTTTGGAGCAGAGCTTGCAGCAGCTCAACTACGACGATCGCAACCATGCTTTAGCCAAGGGAGAGGCAGAACGCTGGCGCTGGGCGGAAATCAAGCAAGCGGAAATTAAGCAAGCCCAACGTCGCCAGGCCAACTTAGCGGCTCGTCAACCAGAGCTAGAAGCCCAAATCGCGACCCTACAACAGCAATTGGAGCAACAGCAAACCGATTCACCACTGCAACAGTCGATTAATGACCTTGATCAGGCGATCGCGGAAATTGGTTACGACTTGGAGCATCACAATGCCCTGCGAGTCCAGGTGCGCCAAGCCCAAGGGTGGCAGTTTCGCTATCAATCTCTGTGCCAAGCGCAGCAGCAGCAGCCGCAAGTGCAGCAACGCATCACCGAGCTAGAGGAATTGCTAGAGGGGCGATCGCAACAGCTCCAGCAGGCCACTACGCAACTGGATCAACTAGTCCAGCAGTTAGAGCAAATGGCTGATCCAGCTGAGCAAATTCGCGTCCTGGAGCAACAGATTCAACAGCAGCAAGCTCAACTCAATGGCCAAATAGCTCGGATGGGTCGCTTGCAACAACAACAGCAGCACTTAGAAACGTTGCAAGTGCAGGCGGAATCGCAGCAGCAGCAACTCCAAGCGTCAAGGCGGCAATATCGGGTCTACCACGAACTATCCCAAGCTTTTGGTAGAAATGGCATTCAAGCGTTGATGATCGAGAATGTTTTGCCACAACTGGAAGCAGAAACCAACCAAATTCTGGCTCGACTCAGCGCCAATCAATTGCATGTGCAGTTTGTGACGCAGCGGGCAGGACGCGGTAAGGGTACTAAAGCTAGCTCTAAGCTGATCGACACCCTGGATATTTTGATTGCGGATATTCGGGGCACCCGTCCCTACGAAACCTATTCGGGGGGTGAAGCTTTCCGGGTGAACTTTGCTATTCGCCTTGCTTTGGCCAAACTCCTAGCGCAACGCTCTGGCACCGCTTTGCAGATGTTGATTGTAGATGAAGGCTTCGGCACTCAAGACAGTGAAGGTTGCGATCGCCTGATTGCTGCGATCAATGCGATCGCCTCGGATTTTTCCTGTATTTTGACTGTCACCCATATGCCTCACTTCAAAGAAGCCTTTCAAGCTCGGATTGAAGTTCACAAAACCGAGTCTGGCTCTCAACTACACCTGTCGCTCTAA
- a CDS encoding transglycosylase SLT domain-containing protein, producing MLKQRSTQVSLAIGAGLCALLLGATLSVTTRGFTRKWHWIQPQPASVPVGNQAVDSAIPALTGLSPAQRATKLEAIAQGKNEVDRARARYLLASDLIQQRQGEQALKWLQDLESDYPTLAPYIVFKRAQAYTLSGNLAQAEATWKALLQKYSDHPVSAEALSALGRQNRQYWDQAIAKFPTYPQTQDIIRQRLRQNPSQPELLLILAKYGVNAPGIVPVLNRLTENASFSAQLQPEDWEAIAFNYWEQQEYGKAAEAYARAPRTSLNAYRVGRGLQLSGLESQAYRAYQLLVIAFPKSEETATALIRMAKLTPKPIDGIPYLDRIISQFPDHAAEALMVKADILESLNSGKSAAQARQSVLTQYPKSNAAAEIRWKQAQRQAATRNFLAAWQWAEPITKYNSESEFAPEAAYWVGKWASQIGQEQDAKTAFEYVLARYPESYYAWRSAVQLGWNVGDFDSVRQFQPQVVRSSQPTPLPVGSATLQELYQLGQSQDAWALWQVELKTPTKPTVAEQFTDGVLRLGVGDHLDGIFMVSSLAWREKPEERSQYQNLKQQPAFWQALYPFPFLQPIEAWSQERQLNPLLVTALIRQESRFEPKIRSAVGAAGLMQVMPETAAWIASQIKLKQYKLDKPEDNIKLGTWYLAYTHREYDNNSLFAVASYNAGPGAVAGWVDKNTFSDLDQFVEAIPYGETKGYVKSVFENYWNYLRLYNPEVSQQVAQASKNHQPAFKFSLK from the coding sequence ATGCTAAAGCAACGAAGCACGCAAGTTTCTTTGGCCATTGGCGCAGGGCTGTGTGCTTTGCTACTAGGGGCGACGTTGTCGGTGACGACCCGTGGGTTTACGCGCAAGTGGCATTGGATTCAACCGCAGCCCGCGTCTGTGCCCGTGGGAAACCAAGCAGTAGATTCTGCCATCCCTGCCTTGACGGGGCTATCTCCAGCCCAACGAGCCACCAAGCTGGAGGCGATCGCTCAAGGCAAGAATGAGGTCGATCGCGCTCGGGCTCGCTATTTGCTTGCTAGCGACTTGATTCAGCAGCGCCAAGGAGAGCAAGCCCTAAAGTGGCTGCAAGACTTGGAATCCGATTATCCAACGCTCGCGCCCTACATTGTCTTTAAACGCGCCCAAGCTTATACCCTCAGCGGCAATCTTGCCCAAGCAGAAGCAACTTGGAAAGCCTTGTTGCAGAAGTATTCAGATCACCCGGTTTCAGCCGAAGCATTATCCGCTTTGGGGCGTCAGAATCGGCAGTATTGGGACCAAGCGATCGCCAAGTTTCCGACTTATCCCCAGACTCAAGACATTATTCGGCAACGCCTACGCCAAAATCCCAGTCAGCCAGAACTCCTGTTGATTTTGGCTAAATATGGGGTTAATGCGCCAGGCATCGTCCCCGTGCTCAATCGGCTCACCGAAAACGCCAGCTTTAGCGCTCAACTGCAACCCGAAGACTGGGAAGCGATCGCCTTTAACTATTGGGAACAGCAAGAATATGGCAAAGCCGCAGAAGCTTATGCCCGTGCCCCCCGAACTTCCCTTAATGCTTACCGGGTTGGGCGTGGTTTACAACTCAGTGGGCTAGAATCTCAGGCTTATCGAGCTTACCAACTGCTAGTCATTGCTTTCCCGAAGTCAGAGGAAACAGCAACAGCATTGATTCGCATGGCTAAGCTGACACCCAAGCCCATTGATGGCATTCCTTATCTAGATCGAATCATTAGCCAATTTCCCGATCATGCGGCAGAAGCACTCATGGTCAAAGCCGATATTCTAGAAAGTCTCAATAGCGGTAAATCAGCCGCTCAAGCTCGCCAATCCGTTTTAACTCAGTATCCTAAATCAAACGCTGCCGCCGAAATCCGCTGGAAACAAGCCCAACGTCAAGCCGCTACCAGAAACTTTTTAGCTGCTTGGCAGTGGGCAGAACCGATCACCAAATACAATTCCGAGAGTGAATTCGCTCCAGAAGCCGCTTATTGGGTAGGTAAATGGGCGAGTCAAATTGGACAAGAACAGGATGCCAAAACTGCCTTTGAGTATGTATTAGCCAGGTATCCGGAGTCCTACTACGCTTGGCGTTCTGCGGTGCAACTCGGCTGGAATGTAGGTGATTTTGACAGCGTCCGTCAATTCCAGCCTCAAGTGGTACGCTCTAGCCAACCCACCCCCTTACCCGTAGGTTCGGCTACCTTGCAAGAGTTGTATCAACTGGGACAAAGTCAGGATGCTTGGGCGCTGTGGCAAGTGGAGCTTAAAACCCCAACGAAGCCAACTGTAGCCGAGCAATTCACTGATGGGGTGTTGCGCTTGGGGGTAGGCGACCATCTAGATGGCATTTTTATGGTGTCGAGCTTGGCTTGGCGCGAAAAACCGGAGGAGCGATCGCAGTATCAAAACTTGAAGCAACAACCCGCCTTCTGGCAAGCGCTCTATCCTTTTCCTTTCTTACAACCCATCGAAGCTTGGTCACAAGAACGGCAGCTCAATCCTCTACTAGTTACGGCCTTAATTCGTCAAGAATCCCGCTTTGAGCCAAAGATTCGTTCTGCCGTTGGGGCCGCTGGGTTGATGCAAGTCATGCCCGAAACGGCTGCTTGGATCGCCTCCCAAATTAAGCTGAAGCAGTACAAACTGGACAAACCTGAAGACAACATCAAGCTGGGCACCTGGTATTTGGCCTATACTCACCGCGAGTACGACAACAACTCGCTCTTTGCGGTTGCCAGTTACAATGCGGGTCCCGGTGCTGTGGCTGGTTGGGTAGATAAAAACACCTTTAGCGATCTCGATCAGTTTGTAGAAGCAATTCCCTACGGCGAAACCAAGGGCTACGTGAAGTCAGTATTTGAAAACTACTGGAACTATCTACGCCTCTATAATCCAGAAGTTTCTCAGCAGGTCGCTCAAGCTTCCAAAAATCACCAACCTGCATTCAAGTTCTCATTGAAATAG
- a CDS encoding DUF3067 family protein produces the protein MTGQDLHQLILRKWGRSYDVQVRRTQGKIFVQVMWKYLEQASFPLTEAEYFAHLETISSYLEAWGGSSQVQQFIEQTKERPRLGKAVSIPLDLGDRASEWLLEEF, from the coding sequence ATGACAGGACAAGATTTACATCAACTCATTCTCCGTAAATGGGGCCGCTCCTACGATGTCCAAGTGCGACGGACGCAGGGCAAAATCTTTGTTCAAGTCATGTGGAAGTATTTAGAGCAGGCTTCTTTCCCCCTCACAGAAGCTGAGTATTTTGCCCATTTGGAAACCATCAGCAGTTACTTAGAGGCTTGGGGTGGTTCCAGCCAAGTGCAGCAGTTTATTGAGCAGACTAAAGAGCGGCCTCGCTTAGGTAAGGCTGTGAGTATTCCCCTCGACTTAGGCGATCGCGCTTCTGAGTGGTTGCTAGAAGAATTTTAA